In a single window of the Diospyros lotus cultivar Yz01 chromosome 10, ASM1463336v1, whole genome shotgun sequence genome:
- the LOC127811245 gene encoding uncharacterized protein LOC127811245, with amino-acid sequence MAIKPKAAHQSGKLDVEEDRWWGTRASWAPRVGERGAPCLGECGREASRRRARDGWRSTKLFLCHPAMPLGRIPLSLEIRKGGGGTEREEAGSSSDSGNLDQERRRRDGEGRSRKLVRFWQPCKFLTSYIYCCNREASRRRARDGWRSTKLREMKEASEMVAGPKWKNFIRRISEYIFQQEILEPVSVRSSKLCSQLRSMTELGKTTMATSLAILQGFSLLYPVNDREQRWVVIIVVSRRIAYTFGVSDYTWCRLMI; translated from the exons atggccATTAAACCGAAGGCAGCGCACCAGTCCGGCAAGCTGGATGTTGAAGAAGACAGATGGTGGGGCACACGCGCCAGCTGGGCCCCGCGAGTGGGGGAGCGTGGAGCACCTTGTTTGGGCGAGTGCGG CCGGGAGGCGAGCAGAAGGAGAGCCAGAGATGGCTGGCGATCGACGAAGCTCTTCCTTTGCCACCCAGCTATGCCCCTGGGGCGAATTCCACTCTCTCTTGAGATCAGGAAAGGAGGAGGAGGGACGGAGAGGGAAGAAGCAGGAAGCTCCTCAGATTCTGGCAACCTT GATCAGGAACGGAGGAGGAGGGACGGAGAGGGAAGAAGCAGGAAGCTCGTCAGATTCTGGCAACCTTGTAAGTTCCTCACAAGTTATATTTATTGCTGCAACCGGGAGGCGAGCAGAAGGAGAGCCAGAGATGGCTGGCGATCGACGAAGCTGAGAGAGATGAAGGAGGCGTCGGAGATGGTCGCCGGGCCCAAGTGGAAGAACTTCATCAGGAGGATTAGCGAGTATATATTTCAACAAGAAATACTGGAACCAGTTTCAGTACGATCCTCGAAGCTATGCTCTCAACTTCGTTCGATGACGGAGCTGGGGAAGACGACGATGGCTACATCTTTAGCTATTCTTCAAGGTTTTTCGCTCCTTTATCCGGTGAACGACAGAGAGCAGCGCTGGgttgtgattattgttgtttCTCGGAGGATTGCCTACACGTTTGGTGTTTCCGACTACACATGGTGCCGGCTAATGATTTGA
- the LOC127811460 gene encoding protein NRT1/ PTR FAMILY 5.2-like, whose protein sequence is MLAEEAGSDDHTEDGTVDLKGNPVRRSERGQWRACKFIAVYELFERMAYQVLSSSLMIYLTKRLHRDTVSAANVVTNWVGTVYITPIIGAYVADAHLGRYWTFLIASAIYLFGMSILTLAVSVPGIKPPQCSAAAVQSGDCKKASTLQLAVFYGALYTLAIGTGGTKANISTIGADQFDEFEPKEKDQKLSFFNRWMSITYTGTLFANTVLVYIQDNGGWTLGYGLPTAGLAVPILIFLAGTPFYRHRVPTGSPFTRMAKVIVAAARKWKVQVPGDSKELIELKLEEYAKKGKFRIDYTPTLRFLNKASVRTGPTSPWMLCSVTQVEETKQMLRMIPILVATFVPSTMIAQISTLFVKQGTTLDGNVGGFKIPPANLTGFVTISTIVCMVIYDRYFVKMTKKWTKNPRGISMLQRMGIGFVLTIIVMLIACLTERYRLKVAKDHGVVASGGQVPLTIFILLPQFVLMGTANAFLDPVRTEFFYDQAPESMKSLGTSYAMITVGVGNFLSSFLLSTVAHITEKHGHRGWILNNLNASHLDYYYAFFCILNILNFVFFLVVTKYYVYKAEVSPSMEVLRQELGGPPQTVPVQPQPAGS, encoded by the exons atgttggCTGAAGAAGCTGGCAGCGATGACCATACAGAGGATGGAACTGTGGATCTCAAAGGCAACCCTGTCCGTAGGTCCGAGAGAGGCCAATGGAGGGCTTGCAAATTTATTGctg TGTACGAGCTGTTTGAGAGGATGGCGTACCAAGTCTTATCATCTAGCCTGATGATTTACCTGACGAAGAGGCTGCATCGGGACACTGTCTCCGCCGCCAACGTCGTCACCAACTGGGTCGGCACCGTCTATATCACTCCGATCATCGGCGCCTACGTCGCCGACGCCCATCTCGGCCGCTACTGGACCTTCCTCATCGCATCAGCAATTTATCTTTTCGGTATGTCAATCCTAACGTTGGCAGTTTCAGTCCCCGGAATAAAACCACCTCAATGTTCGGCCGCCGCCGTCCAATCCGGCGACTGCAAGAAGGCCTCAACGCTTCAACTAGCAGTGTTTTACGGCGCACTCTACACGCTGGCCATCGGCACCGGCGGGACGAAGGCCAACATCTCGACCATCGGTGCAGACCAGTTCGACGAGTTCGAGCCCAAGGAGAAGGATCAGAAGCTTTCCTTCTTCAACAGGTGGATGTCCATCACATACACCGGCACGCTCTTCGCCAACACAGTTCTTGTGTACATACAGGATAATGGGGGGTGGACTTTGGGATACGGGCTTCCCACCGCCGGCCTGGCCGTACCGATTTTGATCTTCCTGGCCGGCACGCCCTTCTACCGGCACCGGGTGCCCACCGGAAGTCCCTTCACGAGGATGGCGAAGGTCATTGTCGCTGCCGCGAGGAAGTGGAAAGTGCAGGTTCCCGGCGATTCCAAAGAACTCATCGAACTGAAATTGGAAGAGTAcgccaagaaaggaaagtttAGGATTGATTACACGCCCACCTTGAG GTTCCTCAACAAAGCCAGTGTAAGAACAGGTCCTACAAGTCCATGGATGCTCTGCTCAGTCACTCAAGTGGAGGAGACAAAGCAGATGCTGAGAATGATACCGATCCTAGTCGCAACATTCGTTCCAAGCACAATGATCGCGCAAATAAGCACCCTTTTCGTCAAACAAGGTACCACACTCGATGGAAATGTTGGCGGCTTCAAAATTCCCCCGGCCAATCTAACCGGATTTGTGACAATCTCCACGATTGTCTGTATGGTGATCTATGACCGTTACTTCGTCAAGATGACGAAAAAATGGACAAAGAATCCCAGAGGAATCAGTATGCTTCAGAGAATGGGGATTGGATTTGTCCTCACCATCATCGTCATGCTAATTGCATGTCTTACGGAAAGGTACAGGCTAAAGGTGGCCAAGGATCATGGTGTAGTTGCAAGTGGAGGACAAGTTCCTCTAACCATATTCATCTTACTCCCTCAGTTTGTGCTCATGGGAACGGCTAATGCATTTCTAGACCCAGTAAGGACTGAGTTTTTCTATGATCAAGCACCCGAGAGCATGAAGAGTCTCGGAACTTCCTATGCGATGATTACGGTAGGAGTTGGGAACTTCCTCAGCAGCTTCCTTCTTTCAACTGTTGCTCACATCACAGAGAAGCACGGTCACAGAGGGTGGATTCTTAATAACCTCAATGCTTCTCACCTCGACTACTACTACGCGTTTTTCTGCATTCTTAACATCTTGAATTTCGTTTTCTTCTTGGTAGTGACCAAGTACTACGTCTACAAGGCTGAAGTTTCCCCTTCAATGGAAGTTCTTAGACAAGAATTGGGGGGACCACCGCAGACGGTACCTGTCCAACCACAGCCTGCTGGCTCTTAA